The Diadema setosum chromosome 12, eeDiaSeto1, whole genome shotgun sequence genome has a segment encoding these proteins:
- the LOC140235623 gene encoding small ribosomal subunit protein eS10-like: protein MLMPKTSRVAIYENLFKEGVIVAKKDFHAPKHPELENVPNLHVIKACQSLKSRGYVKEQFAWRHYYWYLTNEGIQYLRDFLHLPPEIVPATLKRAPRPETARPKPRSMDSRGPPGAPSDGQRQEYRRGPGGPDKKGDAGAGATQDFQFKGGFGRGRSQQS from the exons ATGTTGATGCCCAAAACAAGCCGGGTCGCTATCTACGAGAACCTCTTCAAAGAGGGTGTGATCGTTGCAAAGAAGGACTTTCATGCGCCCAAACACCCCGAGCTGGAAAATGTTCCAAACCTCCATGTCATCAAGGCTTGTCAG TCACTGAAATCTCGAGGCTACGTCAAGGAGCAGTTTGCCTGGCGCCACTACTACTGGTACCTCACCAATGAGGGCATCCAGTACCTCCGGGATTTCCTCCACCTCCCTCCCGAGATCGTCCCCGCCACCTTGAAGCGGGCCCCGCGCCCCGAGACTGCCCGCCCCAAGCCCCGTTCCATGGACAGCCGCGGGCCCCCAGGTGCCCCATCGGACGGCCAGAGACAGGAGTACAGGCGTGGACCAG gtGGACCAGACAAGAAGGGCGATGCAGGTGCCGGGGCAACTCAAGACTTCCAGTTC AAAGGAGGCTTTGGGCGTGGCAGATCACAGCAGTCATAA